GCGGCGATCTTCGCCTTGATCTCGTCCCTGGACGGGGTGCCCAGGTTGTGAGATACGCTGAACTTTACCTCGCGCCTCTGGAGGAGCGGGTTCTTCTTTTCTTCAAGTACTTTTATGTCCATTTCTATCACCAGATTGCTCCAGTTGTGTTTTCATATTACGGGCGTACAATGTATATATAATTTTACTGGCCCGGGCACTACTCTTTGACCATCTGCTGCATGAGCAGAAGGGTCTCGCGCTTCTTCTCGGGCGTGACCTCGACGGCCACGACGCCCTCATTCGGCTGGCCGTATAGGACTAAAGAGCCGACGGGCGCGTACTCGCACGCGGGGATGACGGCCAGGTCCTCCTCGCCGTCCACGAAGATGCGGACGTGGCCCCTGGAGAGCATGTTATCCTTAATGGCGTCGATGAGCTCCTGCGAGACCACGCCGGCCGGGTTCTTCACGACGATGTCCTTAAAGGACTCGTGGGCCGTGCCCTTCCGGATCTCGTAGTCCACGGGCAGGCGCATGGTCATGTCGTCCACGATGCACATGTCCGGCACGATGCCGGCCCGTAAAAGATGATATGCGGTCACATCGCCGATGGCGATGACCTTCGGCAGACTCCGGTAGCTCCGGACGATGTCCCTGAGGCACGTGTCACTGTTACAGCGATAGAGCTTACCGAACGGCGTCTTCAGCCGATCGCGCAGCGCCGCGGTCAGCCTGTAGGCCAACTTTACCGCACCTTCAGCGCGAACTTGCCGGGCCTCTTGATGCCCATGAGCTTCGCGATCTCGGACTTCAGCGGGTCGACGATCACTAAGTAGCCGCTCCAGTCCTCGCTCAGCGAGCTCGACTGGCACATGGGGCACACGTCGCCTTCGACGAGGCTGTGGCACTCCCTGCATGCCTTCAGGTTGCTGCCCTTCTTCCGGGCACGGGAATCCTTGCCTTTTGCCATTTGAAATACTCCTAAAATATTGATTGCCTCAGGTAATTGTGTCGTGATTGTATCTTTGAAGTATAAATAGATTAGGTCAGCCCGATAGAAATGTTAATGTCTTTCATGCCAGATATTAGTTCGAGGCCTTAGCAATGGATGTCTCGCACCCCACGCTGGACCTGAAGTCCACGAAAAGCCATTCTCTGGATGATAAGCGCATCGTTCTCTGCGTCACGGGCAGCATCGCGGCCGTTGAGACCGTGAAGCTGGCCCGGGAATTAATCAGGCACGGAGCCGACGTTCAGGGTGTGATGAGCCAGGCGGCGCAGGCCATCATCAGCCCCTATGCGCTGGAGTACGCGACCGGGAGAAAGGCGATCACTGAAATTACGGGCGACGTGGAGCACGTCGCCTTTTGCGGGCGCCGGAAGGAGGCCTGCGATCTGCTTTTGATCGCGCCGTGCACCGCGAACACCATCGGCAAGATCGCGTCGGGCATCGACGACACGCCCGTGACCACGTTCGCCACGACCGCCATCGGCTCGAATATACCCATCATCATCGTCCCCGCCATGCACGGCTCCATGTTCGAACATGCCATCGTGAAAGAGAACATCCGGAAGCTGGAATCGGCAGGCATCAAGTTCATCATGCCAAAAATAGAGGAGGGCGCGGCCAAGATGCCCTCCGTGGACGAGATCGTGCTCGCCGTGGAAAGGACGCTCGCCGATTCACCGCTGAAGGGCTTGAAAGCCCTCATTACGGGCGGCCCGAACTTTGAGGCAATAGACCCGATACGGGTACTGACCAGCAGGAGCACCGGGCGCATGGGCGAGGAGCTGGCGCTGGAAGCATACCGCCGCGGTGCCGACGTGACTGTCGTACACCGTACGAAGATGAACGTCCGGGGCATCCGGGACGTGTTCGCCGACGGCTTCAGCGACATGAAAAAGGCCGTCATGGACGAGCTCGGGAAGGGCTATGATATTTACATCAGCGCGGCGGCAATCTCCGACTTTACCGTGGATCCGGCGCTGGAAAAGCTGAGCTCCGAAAAGCCGGTCACGCTGAAGCTGAAGCCGGCGGAGAAACTGCTTGACCGGGTGCGGCACGACTTTCCCGGGGTTTTCATCGTGGCGTTCAAGGCCGAGTCCTTGGGCGACGATGCGCTCATCGATAAGGCATTTAAAGCCATGGACCGCTCAATGGCGAACCTGGTGGTCGCCAATAAGTTCGGCGGCATCCGGGACCCGGAGTATAACGACGTCTATATCATAAAGGCCGACGGCGGCATCGGGCACGTCTCAGGCCTGAAGAGCCTGGTGGCCGGCGAGATCCTGGACGCCGTCTCGGAGTACTTCCAATGATCGGCAAGGCGTTCGCGCCTTCCCACATCACGGGCTTCTTTTACGCCCACGACGATCCGGACCCGCTCAAGGCAGGCTCCTGCGGCTGCGGCTTCACGCTGGAAGGGGGCGTGAGCACGACGGCCTGGCCCTCGAACACGGCCGAAGTCTACGTCGACGGCGTGCCCTCGGATGCGCCGACGACAAGGACGGTCATCGAATTATTGGCGGATAAGCCCGTCCACGTCGAGAGCGACCTGGACATGCCCGTCGGGGGCGGCTTCGGCGCCAGCGGCGCCGGGGCGTTCAGCACGGCGCTGGCCATAAACAGCGCCCTCGGGCTGGGCAAGACTTATAATGAGCTCGCATACGCCGCTCACGTGGCAGAAGTGAAGAACAGGACGGGGCTGGGCGACGTGGCGGGCATGACGCTGGGAGGCATCGTGATCAGGACACGGCCGGGCACGCCGTTCACGCTGGACCGTATCCCCATCGATGCGAGGGACGTCTACTGCGTACACTTCGGCCCCATATCGACGAAGAGCGTCCTGTCGGACCCGAAGGAGAAAGCCCTCATCAATGTAGCCGGGAAGAAGTGCCTGAAAGAGCTGCTGAAGGCCCCGACGTTTGATCATTTTATGCGGCTCTCCAGGAAGTTCTCCGTCGATACAGGCCTCATCAGTAAAAAAGCACTGGATGCGATCGAGACGGTCGAGGCGTTCGACGGCATGGCGTCCATGGCGATGCTGGGCGATACGGTTTTTTCGACGACGCCCGAAGGGCTCTCAAGCTTCGGGACCGTCATAAAAAGCAGGATAAGCCTGGAGCCAGCGCGCCTGTTAAAATAGAAAACGGACTCGCCGCGATTCGAACGCGGGTCTCCGGGTCCGAAGCCCGGTAGGATATCCTGGCTACCCCACGAGTCCACACAGATGAATGCACTAAACAGATACGTGCACATATATTTCTCTTTTGGCTTAATAGCTACGAATCGGCTTGCAGTCAAAGCCATTTTTATATAAACAGATGGCATCATAAACTATTATGAACTCTCATTCATCGATCAAAAAGGGATTAATGGCTATAGCGATACTCTGCGTCGTATCGTTCGCTCTCTTGTCGGGCTGCACTTCCGGCCTTGGCGGTGGATCGCCTACGTCCTCGCCCGGCGAGAAAAGCTACACGGGCGGCTCTTCGAACTATGCTCCGCCGCTTGCGGCGCCGGGCTATGGCGGCACCCAGGACTCGTCGTCATCGTACACAGGCTATACGACGCCCGTGGCGACGGGCACCCCCGGCAGCGTCTATACAAACGTGAACGACCGGAAAGTCATCATGACCGCCTCGGTCACGCTGGAGACGAGCAAGGTCGACGATACGGTCACCGGCATCCGTAACATCGCACAGGGGGCCGGCGGCTACGTCCAATCGTCGAGCACCTGGCTCTCCGGGAATAACCAGAAGCAGTCGAGCATCACCGTGAAGGTGCCCGCAGCCCAGTACGAGTCGTGCCTCGCGCAGATCAAGGCCCTCGGCAAGGTCAAGGCCGAGTCGAGCTCCGGGTCGGACGTCACCATGCAGTACATCGACCTGAGCGCCCGCCTCAAGAACCTGCAGTCGGAAGAAAAACAGCTTAATGATATCATGGGCATGTCCAAGAACGTGACGGAAGTGCTGGCCGTTGAGCAACAGCTGTTCCGCGTCAGGGGCGATATCGAGAGCACCCAGCAGCAGCTGAACTATCTCGGCAGCCAGGTAGACTTCTCGACCATCACCGCGAGCGTGGCCGAGCCGGAGCCCGCGGTCTCCTACGACTGGGGCATCGACACGGCCTTCAAGGACGGCATCCGGGCGTTCATCGGCATGATCGGGGCTCTAATCGTCGTGACGGGCTACCTCATACCGCTGATACTCTACCTGGCCATCGGGCTGGCTATCGTGTACTTCGTAGGAAAGTTCCTCTGGGCGCAGTACAAGAAGTGGCAGAATAAAAAATCGGGTAAGCCGTAAGGACGGCTTACATCTCTTCGGGGGCGGCGATGCCCAGGAGTTCCAGCGTGTTGGCAAGCGTAACTCTCGCCGCGTCCACCAGCGCCAGCCGGGCCTCCCGCAGCTCCGGCTCGGCGTTAAGCACGGGCACGAAGCGGTAGAACTGATTGAAGTCCTCAGCCAGTTCCCGGGCATAGTTGGCGATCAGGTGGGGCTTCAAGTCGCGCGCTGCAGTATCGACCACGTAGGGAAGCATGGCCATCTTCTTGATGAGGGCGGCCTCCTCTTTTTCTTTCAATACGGTGGCGTCGAACTGTCCGGGCTTTGCCTTCTCTAAGATACTGCACGTCCGGGCGTGGGCGTACTGGATGAACGGCGCGCCCTGCTTCTCGAAGTCCAGGGCTTCTTCCCACTTGAAGGTTATCGACTTTTCCGGGGCGACGCGGATGATGCCGAAGCGTATTGCCCCGATGCCGACCAGGTCGGCGATCTTCCGCTTCTTGTCCTCTGGAAGGTCATTCCGGCGCTTGTCGACCTCGACGTATGCGCGGGCCACGGACTCGTCCAGCAGGTCATCCAGGTTAACGACGACTCCCTTGCGGGTGGACATGCGGCCCTCGGGCAGCGAGACGAACGAGTAGAACACGATCCGGGGCGTCTTCTTCTCGCCTAAAATTTTTAGCGTGGCGTCCAGGCGCTGCATGGCGAGCTTCTGGTCCTCGCCTAAAACGTTCACGGCCTCGTCGCAGTTCGAGAGCTTCCACATATGGTAGGCGATGTCCCTGGTCGTGTACAGCGAAGTCCCATCGGCGCGGGTGAGCACGAACTCCTTGTCCATGCCGAAGGATGACAGATTCAGGGCAAGCGCCCCGCTCTTGCGCTCAGCATAAGGAGTCTTCGCCAGCCGGTCAACGATCTCGTTAACCGAGCCGTTCCTGACGAAGTCGGATTCCCACACGAACAGGTCATAGAAGACGTTCATGCGGGCCAGCGTAGTCTTCTGGCCATCCATGCACGTGTTGACCATTTTCTTGAACTTTACGGCCACTTCGGCGTCCATGTGCTCGTACTTGTTCAGTATCTCCGAGATCTCCTTCTCGACGGCCTCGTTGGACTTCCGCATGTCGGTCGCCGCACGGTAGACCTCCACGACGGCGTGGTCGGGCTTTTCTATCTCGGGCGGCTTCACGTCAAGCATATTCAGGTGGTCGTAGCCCCAGACGATAGTGGCCTCCTGCTTGCCCATGTCGTCCACGTAGTACTGCACCTGCACATCGTAGCCGCCGCTCCGCATGACCCGGGCCAGCGTGTCCCCGATGACGGGGTTCCGGCCCCGGCCCACGTGCAGCGGCCCGGTCGGGTTGGCAGACGTGTGCTCCAGGACGACCTTAATGTTCTTAGGAGGCAGCAG
This genomic stretch from Methanocella sp. harbors:
- a CDS encoding DUF4349 domain-containing protein; the protein is MNSHSSIKKGLMAIAILCVVSFALLSGCTSGLGGGSPTSSPGEKSYTGGSSNYAPPLAAPGYGGTQDSSSSYTGYTTPVATGTPGSVYTNVNDRKVIMTASVTLETSKVDDTVTGIRNIAQGAGGYVQSSSTWLSGNNQKQSSITVKVPAAQYESCLAQIKALGKVKAESSSGSDVTMQYIDLSARLKNLQSEEKQLNDIMGMSKNVTEVLAVEQQLFRVRGDIESTQQQLNYLGSQVDFSTITASVAEPEPAVSYDWGIDTAFKDGIRAFIGMIGALIVVTGYLIPLILYLAIGLAIVYFVGKFLWAQYKKWQNKKSGKP
- the argS gene encoding arginine--tRNA ligase: MYLELLEEARSLMEKAVADSGYASPDMYLGESAHADVSSALPFRLGKELKKNPAQIAKEIVSRMGTSEHIGKVEAAGPYVNFYANEKYLAESLDAIVKKGRNGVLLPPKNIKVVLEHTSANPTGPLHVGRGRNPVIGDTLARVMRSGGYDVQVQYYVDDMGKQEATIVWGYDHLNMLDVKPPEIEKPDHAVVEVYRAATDMRKSNEAVEKEISEILNKYEHMDAEVAVKFKKMVNTCMDGQKTTLARMNVFYDLFVWESDFVRNGSVNEIVDRLAKTPYAERKSGALALNLSSFGMDKEFVLTRADGTSLYTTRDIAYHMWKLSNCDEAVNVLGEDQKLAMQRLDATLKILGEKKTPRIVFYSFVSLPEGRMSTRKGVVVNLDDLLDESVARAYVEVDKRRNDLPEDKKRKIADLVGIGAIRFGIIRVAPEKSITFKWEEALDFEKQGAPFIQYAHARTCSILEKAKPGQFDATVLKEKEEAALIKKMAMLPYVVDTAARDLKPHLIANYARELAEDFNQFYRFVPVLNAEPELREARLALVDAARVTLANTLELLGIAAPEEM
- a CDS encoding pantoate kinase; protein product: MIGKAFAPSHITGFFYAHDDPDPLKAGSCGCGFTLEGGVSTTAWPSNTAEVYVDGVPSDAPTTRTVIELLADKPVHVESDLDMPVGGGFGASGAGAFSTALAINSALGLGKTYNELAYAAHVAEVKNRTGLGDVAGMTLGGIVIRTRPGTPFTLDRIPIDARDVYCVHFGPISTKSVLSDPKEKALINVAGKKCLKELLKAPTFDHFMRLSRKFSVDTGLISKKALDAIETVEAFDGMASMAMLGDTVFSTTPEGLSSFGTVIKSRISLEPARLLK
- the spt4 gene encoding transcription elongation factor subunit Spt4, producing the protein MAKGKDSRARKKGSNLKACRECHSLVEGDVCPMCQSSSLSEDWSGYLVIVDPLKSEIAKLMGIKRPGKFALKVR
- a CDS encoding GTP-dependent dephospho-CoA kinase family protein — translated: MAYRLTAALRDRLKTPFGKLYRCNSDTCLRDIVRSYRSLPKVIAIGDVTAYHLLRAGIVPDMCIVDDMTMRLPVDYEIRKGTAHESFKDIVVKNPAGVVSQELIDAIKDNMLSRGHVRIFVDGEEDLAVIPACEYAPVGSLVLYGQPNEGVVAVEVTPEKKRETLLLMQQMVKE
- the coaBC gene encoding bifunctional phosphopantothenoylcysteine decarboxylase/phosphopantothenate--cysteine ligase CoaBC, which encodes MDVSHPTLDLKSTKSHSLDDKRIVLCVTGSIAAVETVKLARELIRHGADVQGVMSQAAQAIISPYALEYATGRKAITEITGDVEHVAFCGRRKEACDLLLIAPCTANTIGKIASGIDDTPVTTFATTAIGSNIPIIIVPAMHGSMFEHAIVKENIRKLESAGIKFIMPKIEEGAAKMPSVDEIVLAVERTLADSPLKGLKALITGGPNFEAIDPIRVLTSRSTGRMGEELALEAYRRGADVTVVHRTKMNVRGIRDVFADGFSDMKKAVMDELGKGYDIYISAAAISDFTVDPALEKLSSEKPVTLKLKPAEKLLDRVRHDFPGVFIVAFKAESLGDDALIDKAFKAMDRSMANLVVANKFGGIRDPEYNDVYIIKADGGIGHVSGLKSLVAGEILDAVSEYFQ